The Brassica napus cultivar Da-Ae chromosome C7, Da-Ae, whole genome shotgun sequence genome has a segment encoding these proteins:
- the LOC106389647 gene encoding beta-glucosidase 11-like isoform X2 has product MYDMGLDALRLSISWSRLIPSGRGPVNLKGLRFYKNLIQELKTHGIEPQVTLHHNDLPQALEDEYGGWINRKIIGDFTAFGDVCFKEFGNAVKFWSTINEPNIVAWVGYDLGSGPPSHCSPPFGMVNCSKGNSSTEPYIALHNMLLAHASTARLYKQKYKASVIHTYISMVP; this is encoded by the exons ATGTATGACATGGGTTTAGATGCACTCCGACTCTCCATCTCGTGGTCGCGGCTTATACCAA GTGGAAGAGGTCCTGTGAATTTAAAGGGTTTGCGTTTCTATAAAAATCTCATACAGGAGCTCAAAACACATG GAATTGAACCGCAAGTTACATTGCATCACAATGATCTCCCTCAGGCTCTTGAGGATGAATACGGAGGATGGATCAACCGCAAAATCAT TGGTGACTTCACGGCTTTTGGAGACGTTTGCTTCAAAGAGTTTGGGAACGCAGTGAAATTCTGGTCAACAATTAATGAGCCCAATATAGTAGCATGGGTAGGTTATGACTTGGGATCAGGCCCTCCTAGCCATTGTTCTCCTCCATTTGGGATGGTCAACTGCTCCAAAGGAAACTCCTCCACTGAGCCATATATTGCACTCCATAACATGTTGCTTGCACATGCATCTACCGCGAGATTGTATAAGCAAAAGTATAAGGCAAGCGTAATACACACATACATATCCATGGTTCCTTGA
- the LOC106389647 gene encoding beta-glucosidase 11-like isoform X1, with protein MIMLCRKEDVRLMYDMGLDALRLSISWSRLIPSGRGPVNLKGLRFYKNLIQELKTHGIEPQVTLHHNDLPQALEDEYGGWINRKIIGDFTAFGDVCFKEFGNAVKFWSTINEPNIVAWVGYDLGSGPPSHCSPPFGMVNCSKGNSSTEPYIALHNMLLAHASTARLYKQKYKASVIHTYISMVP; from the exons ATGATAATGCTGTGTAGGAAGGAGGACGTAAGGCTGATGTATGACATGGGTTTAGATGCACTCCGACTCTCCATCTCGTGGTCGCGGCTTATACCAA GTGGAAGAGGTCCTGTGAATTTAAAGGGTTTGCGTTTCTATAAAAATCTCATACAGGAGCTCAAAACACATG GAATTGAACCGCAAGTTACATTGCATCACAATGATCTCCCTCAGGCTCTTGAGGATGAATACGGAGGATGGATCAACCGCAAAATCAT TGGTGACTTCACGGCTTTTGGAGACGTTTGCTTCAAAGAGTTTGGGAACGCAGTGAAATTCTGGTCAACAATTAATGAGCCCAATATAGTAGCATGGGTAGGTTATGACTTGGGATCAGGCCCTCCTAGCCATTGTTCTCCTCCATTTGGGATGGTCAACTGCTCCAAAGGAAACTCCTCCACTGAGCCATATATTGCACTCCATAACATGTTGCTTGCACATGCATCTACCGCGAGATTGTATAAGCAAAAGTATAAGGCAAGCGTAATACACACATACATATCCATGGTTCCTTGA